In Pedobacter sp. W3I1, one DNA window encodes the following:
- a CDS encoding DUF3526 domain-containing protein, with translation MPNRISTIAKQTFKTALNNRATLALTVLLGLSLGLATYVGWQNFKTQNNQRLHYKELVRAQWLAKPDKHPHRMAHYGYLAFREKHELSFFDFGIESFAGVSIFLEAHKQNTVNFSEAGFANGMLRFGEISVAMVLQLLVPLLIFFLGYNSISAERESGTLKILLCQNVSWKQLLWGKTLGIIGVCLSIFIPLMLLTILLWASLSHWQISGDASIRLLVLIFSYAIYFFIVSAITVLVSAFARSSKSALTTLLACWIFFMVIMPRITQAVGVKIYPSPSKIEFADAIATDIHKQGDSHNPDDPHYAAIKDSLFKTYGVDDVKKLPFNYGGYIMAEGEKISSKIYSNHQKELNKIFEKQNSITTVAGFLNPYISLKHISMALTASDFHTFVDFQNQAEAYRYQLAQKMNKLQIDKISNIAPGEKEKPLAISKANWAEQPDFNYHFGNLGNTITNELLPLSSLTCWLLAIVFLLQYSARWIKTI, from the coding sequence ATGCCAAATAGAATAAGCACCATAGCCAAACAAACTTTTAAAACCGCTCTTAACAACAGGGCCACCTTAGCCCTAACCGTTTTATTAGGTTTATCGCTTGGTTTGGCCACTTATGTGGGCTGGCAGAATTTTAAAACACAAAACAACCAGCGCCTGCATTATAAAGAATTGGTTAGGGCACAATGGCTGGCAAAACCAGATAAACACCCACACCGGATGGCGCACTATGGTTACCTCGCCTTTCGCGAGAAACATGAACTGAGTTTCTTCGATTTTGGGATAGAAAGTTTTGCGGGCGTATCGATCTTTTTAGAAGCACATAAACAAAATACCGTAAATTTTAGCGAAGCAGGTTTCGCTAACGGGATGTTACGCTTCGGCGAAATCAGTGTGGCCATGGTGCTGCAACTCCTGGTGCCACTTTTAATTTTCTTCTTAGGTTACAACAGCATTTCGGCTGAGCGCGAATCGGGAACATTAAAAATTCTGCTATGCCAAAATGTAAGCTGGAAACAACTCCTCTGGGGCAAAACATTGGGCATAATCGGTGTTTGTTTGTCGATATTTATCCCCCTCATGTTGCTTACCATTTTGCTATGGGCTTCCTTAAGTCATTGGCAAATCAGCGGTGATGCCAGTATACGCTTATTGGTATTAATTTTTAGCTATGCCATCTATTTTTTCATTGTATCTGCCATCACGGTTTTGGTTTCGGCTTTTGCGCGCAGTTCTAAATCAGCCTTAACCACTTTATTGGCCTGCTGGATATTTTTTATGGTCATTATGCCAAGGATTACCCAGGCAGTCGGCGTAAAAATTTATCCATCCCCATCTAAAATAGAATTTGCCGATGCCATTGCTACCGACATCCACAAACAGGGCGATAGCCACAATCCAGATGACCCACATTATGCTGCAATTAAAGACTCACTATTCAAAACCTATGGTGTAGATGATGTAAAAAAACTGCCTTTTAACTATGGTGGTTATATTATGGCAGAGGGCGAAAAAATAAGCTCAAAAATTTACAGCAACCACCAAAAGGAACTGAATAAAATTTTTGAAAAGCAGAACAGCATTACCACGGTAGCAGGTTTCTTAAATCCCTATATATCACTCAAGCATATTTCGATGGCCCTAACGGCCTCTGATTTTCACACCTTTGTTGATTTTCAGAACCAGGCAGAAGCCTACCGCTATCAGCTGGCGCAAAAGATGAATAAATTACAGATTGATAAGATCAGCAACATAGCGCCGGGAGAAAAAGAAAAACCTTTGGCCATTAGTAAAGCAAACTGGGCAGAACAACCTGATTTCAATTACCATTTTGGTAACCTGGGTAATACCATAACTAACGAGCTATTGCCCCTAAGTTCCTTAACCTGTTGGTTGCTGGCCATAGTCTTTCTGCTCCAATACTCAGCCAGGTGGATTAAAACGATATAG
- a CDS encoding TonB-dependent receptor, whose product MYPTYKGLSIFRVLSLLLLLSTFSLVAFAQIKVSGKVVDSQNQVISKASIKFKNGKDQLNTSSDSLGNFSVVLPKTANYTIIISAIGYSTFNRIYPVNGIGDLKLDAIVLQSTNEELQTVEVVGTNGKKYYGNYSFSATKTATLNKDIPQAISSVSKELIADRQAAVLADAIKNVTGVSQSSYYNQFSIRGINQNEEGAIINGMRTRQYYFNQPLTNNLERIEVIKGPASATFSSVDPGGSINLVTKKPLTEDRKEISLSAGSFSTIRGALDFTGPLNTDKTLLYRLNVGYEDSKSFRDLQYRKGYLIAPSFSYIPNDRTSLNVEVVMNNSNSRLDRGQAIFGAIAGKTDLQSTPISFNMGASNDRFNSQDLMLMTNFSHSLTQDIVFNVAYMKQNWNEDLLEHRTTNAFGVDENNQPIPTLAAMRAVQRQQKWRTDNLSTYFSINTNTFSLSHKLVIGYDRINTQKLRGGGENSAQGYRLKDGTIATRYDPTKKDLYLFKVVNGINAPVPNVEHFNLTNPAYTIKNLSDYVFTKTEIPAAYNLVNAVYLQDQIKYHQLTLTLGLRQEWYEDYSNYKLATEKKIYQHKLLPRAGITYAINANINLYGTYLQGYQPQGNTSTLVIVPPPAGTNFKPLESDLKEIGAKSEWLNKNLMLNISVFEINQKNLLMNANDPLDVNRLIERGAQRSRGIEFEASGFIKSNWQFNAGYSYVDAIIKDDFNPDLIGQRVQNTPKHSASLWTRYNFETLKLKGIGFGAGLQYSGTKLPLYIRDFVLPAYTLLDAALYYSPAGSKVQLAVNMNNILNKTYWVGAQNYLRLFPGTPRNVMFNVTYRI is encoded by the coding sequence ATGTACCCAACATATAAAGGCCTTTCTATTTTCCGTGTGCTCAGTTTACTATTGCTCCTCAGCACGTTTAGCCTGGTCGCTTTTGCTCAGATTAAGGTGAGTGGAAAAGTGGTCGATAGCCAAAACCAAGTCATCTCTAAAGCATCCATTAAATTTAAGAATGGGAAAGATCAATTGAATACCAGCAGCGATTCGCTCGGTAATTTTTCGGTTGTTTTACCTAAAACAGCCAATTACACCATCATCATCAGTGCCATAGGCTACAGCACTTTTAACCGCATTTACCCCGTTAATGGCATTGGCGATTTAAAACTTGATGCGATTGTGCTACAAAGCACCAACGAAGAATTGCAGACCGTTGAAGTGGTAGGTACCAATGGCAAAAAGTACTATGGCAACTATTCTTTTTCGGCCACCAAAACGGCTACTTTAAACAAGGATATCCCACAGGCAATTTCTTCGGTTTCGAAAGAATTAATTGCCGACAGGCAGGCGGCAGTACTGGCCGATGCTATTAAAAATGTAACCGGCGTATCACAAAGCAGCTATTACAACCAATTTTCAATCAGGGGAATTAACCAGAACGAAGAAGGTGCTATTATTAATGGCATGCGTACCCGCCAATATTATTTTAACCAGCCTTTAACCAATAACCTGGAGCGGATAGAGGTAATAAAAGGTCCTGCAAGCGCTACATTCTCGAGTGTAGACCCAGGGGGAAGCATTAACCTGGTAACCAAAAAGCCACTGACAGAAGATCGCAAAGAGATTAGTCTCTCTGCCGGAAGTTTCAGCACCATTAGAGGCGCTTTGGATTTTACAGGTCCTTTAAATACTGATAAAACGCTGCTTTACCGGCTTAATGTGGGATATGAAGACAGCAAAAGCTTCAGAGACCTGCAATACAGAAAGGGTTACCTGATTGCTCCTTCCTTTTCGTATATCCCGAACGATCGAACCAGTTTAAATGTAGAAGTGGTAATGAACAACAGCAATTCGAGGTTAGATCGCGGACAGGCAATTTTTGGTGCAATTGCTGGTAAAACCGATTTACAAAGTACACCGATCAGTTTCAATATGGGTGCCAGTAATGATCGCTTTAACAGTCAGGATTTAATGTTGATGACCAATTTTTCGCATAGCCTTACACAGGATATTGTATTTAATGTGGCTTATATGAAGCAAAACTGGAACGAAGATCTTTTAGAACATAGAACCACTAATGCTTTTGGAGTGGATGAGAACAATCAACCTATCCCTACCTTAGCGGCCATGCGTGCCGTTCAGCGTCAGCAAAAATGGCGAACTGATAACTTAAGCACCTATTTTAGTATCAACACCAATACTTTTAGCTTGAGCCATAAACTGGTAATCGGGTATGATAGAATAAACACACAGAAACTGCGGGGCGGTGGCGAAAACTCGGCTCAGGGTTACCGGTTAAAAGATGGAACCATTGCAACCAGGTACGATCCCACGAAAAAAGACCTCTATTTATTTAAAGTGGTAAATGGTATAAATGCACCTGTGCCCAATGTAGAACACTTTAACCTGACTAACCCAGCCTATACCATTAAAAATTTAAGCGATTACGTTTTTACTAAAACGGAAATTCCTGCTGCATATAATTTGGTTAATGCCGTGTACCTGCAAGATCAGATAAAATACCATCAACTTACCTTAACATTGGGTTTACGACAAGAGTGGTATGAGGATTACAGTAATTACAAATTAGCTACCGAAAAGAAAATTTATCAGCATAAGCTTTTGCCAAGGGCCGGAATTACCTATGCCATAAATGCAAACATTAACCTTTACGGAACCTATTTGCAAGGGTACCAACCCCAGGGCAATACCTCAACACTCGTTATTGTTCCACCACCCGCAGGTACCAATTTTAAACCTTTAGAAAGTGATTTAAAGGAGATTGGTGCAAAATCTGAATGGCTGAATAAAAACCTGATGCTGAATATTTCGGTATTCGAAATTAACCAGAAAAACCTACTAATGAATGCAAATGATCCATTGGATGTAAACCGTTTAATAGAACGCGGTGCCCAACGCAGCCGTGGTATCGAATTCGAAGCTTCTGGTTTTATCAAGTCAAACTGGCAGTTTAATGCGGGCTATAGCTATGTAGATGCCATTATTAAGGACGATTTTAATCCGGATTTAATTGGCCAAAGGGTTCAAAATACGCCAAAACACAGTGCTAGCTTATGGACACGCTACAACTTTGAAACCCTTAAGCTAAAGGGAATAGGTTTTGGAGCAGGTTTACAGTATAGTGGCACTAAACTTCCGTTGTACATCAGAGATTTTGTACTGCCTGCGTATACCCTGTTAGATGCCGCGCTTTATTATTCGCCCGCTGGTTCTAAAGTGCAGCTGGCCGTAAATATGAATAACATTTTAAATAAAACCTATTGGGTTGGCGCACAAAACTATCTACGCCTTTTCCCCGGTACACCAAGAAATGTAATGTTTAACGTAACGTATAGAATATAA
- a CDS encoding ABC transporter ATP-binding protein yields the protein MLQAISLSKNYHSHRALNQLNLTVNPGEVFCLLGQNGAGKTTTINLFLGFIQPSSGKILIDNEEISVHNDERRKHLAYIPEVVMLYGNLSAIENLDYFSKLAGFNYGTSSLVAFLNQCGLQEAAHHKHLSGFSKGMRQKVGIAIALAKNAKIILMDEPTSGLDPKATAEFTQLVKQLAAEGKSILMATHDIFNAVNVGSHIGIMKQGELIHTLKASDITAADLQELYLQTI from the coding sequence ATGCTTCAAGCCATTTCATTATCCAAAAACTATCATTCCCATCGAGCCTTAAATCAGCTTAATTTAACCGTTAACCCTGGCGAAGTATTTTGCCTGCTGGGCCAAAACGGTGCGGGAAAAACCACTACCATCAATTTATTTCTAGGTTTTATTCAGCCGAGTAGCGGAAAAATCTTGATCGACAACGAAGAAATCTCTGTGCACAATGATGAACGGCGGAAACACCTGGCCTACATTCCCGAAGTTGTGATGCTTTACGGTAATCTTTCGGCCATCGAAAACCTCGATTATTTTTCTAAACTGGCAGGTTTTAATTATGGTACTTCAAGCTTGGTCGCTTTTTTAAATCAATGTGGTTTACAGGAAGCCGCCCACCACAAACATTTATCGGGTTTTAGCAAAGGCATGCGCCAAAAAGTGGGTATTGCCATCGCACTGGCCAAAAACGCAAAGATTATTTTAATGGACGAACCTACCAGTGGGCTAGACCCAAAAGCTACAGCAGAATTTACCCAACTGGTTAAACAATTGGCTGCCGAGGGGAAATCGATATTAATGGCTACGCACGATATTTTTAATGCGGTAAATGTGGGTTCGCACATTGGCATTATGAAACAAGGCGAATTGATCCATACACTTAAAGCCAGCGATATCACTGCGGCCGACCTTCAGGAATTATACTTACAAACCATCTAA
- a CDS encoding Crp/Fnr family transcriptional regulator — protein sequence MDPKETLKAHILKTATLTDKEFDYLFSHFKPRSYKKGQAIISEGDKVEHEYFVISGCLKAFFINDEIKMYILQFAMPTWWTSDYGALYNHTRATISVDCISDAEVLCLSNDDREKVCSEIHQVEHFFRWRTNRGYLASQKRLLSFMNNDTKARYEELFGHVSSIV from the coding sequence ATGGATCCTAAAGAAACACTAAAAGCGCATATTTTAAAAACGGCTACTTTAACCGACAAAGAATTCGATTATTTATTTTCCCATTTCAAGCCGCGATCTTATAAAAAAGGGCAGGCCATTATTAGCGAAGGAGATAAGGTAGAGCACGAATATTTTGTGATTTCCGGATGTTTAAAGGCTTTTTTCATCAACGATGAAATTAAGATGTATATCCTGCAGTTTGCTATGCCTACCTGGTGGACTTCAGATTATGGCGCCCTATACAACCACACCCGCGCAACCATAAGCGTAGATTGCATTAGCGATGCAGAAGTATTATGCCTTTCTAACGATGACCGCGAAAAGGTTTGCAGCGAAATCCATCAGGTTGAACATTTTTTTCGTTGGAGAACAAACAGAGGCTATCTGGCTTCGCAGAAAAGGCTATTATCTTTTATGAATAACGATACAAAAGCCCGTTACGAAGAACTTTTTGGCCATGTATCCTCAATTGTATAA
- a CDS encoding YceI family protein, which translates to METTKFEIVSAQSSINWTGKKVTGAHNGTITLKSGSLTLNDGKLSNGNFIIDTTSIVILDVTDPATNAQFAGHLFSEDFFATDQFPEATFVITAVDQTNEDNAVITGDLTIKGITHAVIFAANVVVNGNTLTASGKIFIDRTRYNMKFRSGNFFTNLGDNLIYNEFELDVKLTASLTL; encoded by the coding sequence ATGGAAACTACAAAATTTGAAATTGTAAGCGCTCAAAGCAGCATCAATTGGACCGGTAAAAAAGTAACCGGCGCACATAATGGAACCATAACGCTTAAATCGGGTTCATTAACTTTAAACGATGGTAAACTCAGCAATGGGAACTTTATTATCGATACCACCTCTATTGTAATATTGGATGTTACCGACCCTGCAACCAATGCACAATTTGCCGGACATTTATTTTCTGAAGACTTTTTCGCAACCGATCAATTCCCGGAAGCCACATTTGTTATTACCGCTGTTGATCAAACTAACGAAGATAATGCCGTAATTACTGGCGATTTAACCATTAAAGGCATTACGCATGCTGTAATTTTTGCAGCAAATGTTGTGGTTAATGGCAATACATTAACAGCTTCTGGTAAAATCTTTATCGACCGTACCAGGTATAACATGAAATTCAGATCGGGTAACTTTTTCACCAACCTTGGCGATAACCTGATCTACAATGAATTTGAACTCGACGTAAAATTAACCGCATCATTAACTCTTTAA
- a CDS encoding 4-oxalocrotonate tautomerase family protein, producing the protein MPYVKIEVTREGVTREQKQTLISGITKLITEVLDKDPKLTHVVIQEIELDDWGYAGEQVSVLREKGITANNK; encoded by the coding sequence ATGCCATACGTAAAAATAGAAGTGACCCGCGAAGGCGTTACGCGCGAACAAAAACAAACCTTAATTAGTGGGATTACCAAACTGATTACCGAAGTACTGGATAAAGACCCAAAGCTTACCCATGTAGTAATTCAAGAAATTGAATTGGATGATTGGGGTTATGCGGGCGAGCAGGTATCGGTATTACGCGAAAAAGGGATAACAGCAAACAATAAATAA
- a CDS encoding SDR family NAD(P)-dependent oxidoreductase has product MKTLTVIITGASTGIGRAIAALFLKQGHNVVINSANEHNLITAFNELGSHHQLAMVAGDISNVSTGKLLVETAVSRFGAVDVLVNNAGIFEPKPFLEVDEAHLDKFLNINLKGTFFTTQAAITQMLKQDGGAIINIGTVLVDHAIGGFPATAPISSKGGIHALTKQLAAEFGKNNIRVNGIAPGIIRSPLQEKNGISDADAFAGLHLLNRIGETQDVAQLALYLAESNFVTGEIINLDGGHVAGHHIG; this is encoded by the coding sequence ATGAAAACACTAACTGTCATTATAACAGGCGCATCAACAGGTATTGGTCGCGCCATTGCAGCTTTATTTTTAAAACAGGGGCACAATGTGGTGATCAACTCTGCAAATGAGCACAATTTAATCACTGCTTTCAATGAATTAGGATCGCACCATCAATTGGCTATGGTAGCTGGCGATATCAGCAACGTGAGTACAGGTAAACTATTGGTAGAAACTGCCGTATCGCGTTTTGGTGCTGTAGATGTACTGGTAAACAATGCCGGTATTTTTGAACCAAAACCCTTTTTAGAGGTAGATGAAGCGCATCTGGACAAATTTTTGAACATCAATTTAAAAGGCACATTTTTCACTACTCAGGCAGCCATCACGCAAATGTTGAAACAAGATGGTGGTGCAATTATTAACATTGGAACCGTGTTGGTAGATCATGCCATTGGAGGTTTTCCTGCAACAGCTCCGATTTCGAGTAAAGGGGGCATCCATGCCTTAACCAAACAACTGGCTGCCGAGTTTGGCAAAAACAACATCCGGGTTAATGGCATTGCACCAGGCATTATCAGAAGTCCGTTACAGGAGAAAAATGGCATTAGTGATGCAGATGCATTTGCAGGTTTACATTTATTAAACCGGATTGGTGAAACGCAGGATGTTGCTCAACTGGCCTTGTACCTGGCAGAAAGTAATTTTGTAACAGGCGAAATCATCAATTTGGATGGAGGTCATGTAGCAGGTCATCACATTGGCTAA
- a CDS encoding nuclear transport factor 2 family protein, translated as MQREVISPGHTLKIKTMNNYTENANAIAEVLSSYFKGVFNGDTALLRKIFHPKAVVAGDVNGVPYFKTIDEYLAGVGSRKSPQELNETFRMETISIEIINSIAIAKVHLPIFDFNYYDLLSLAQTDRGWVIVNKLLTNVKIY; from the coding sequence ATGCAAAGGGAAGTGATTAGCCCCGGGCATACCTTAAAAATTAAAACCATGAACAATTACACCGAAAACGCAAATGCAATAGCAGAGGTACTGTCATCTTATTTTAAGGGAGTTTTTAATGGAGATACAGCACTGCTCAGAAAAATATTTCATCCTAAGGCTGTGGTAGCTGGCGATGTGAATGGAGTTCCGTATTTTAAAACGATTGATGAATATTTAGCAGGGGTGGGTAGCCGTAAAAGTCCCCAAGAACTAAATGAAACATTCCGCATGGAGACAATATCAATAGAAATTATCAATTCTATAGCAATTGCCAAAGTTCATCTGCCTATTTTTGACTTTAATTATTACGATCTTTTATCCTTAGCGCAAACTGATCGCGGCTGGGTAATCGTGAATAAATTATTAACCAACGTTAAAATTTATTAG
- a CDS encoding nitronate monooxygenase family protein, with amino-acid sequence MWNRTKITELLKIEYPILLGPMGGGFSTPELLAAVSNAGGLGSLGAYTLSPEEIIETNKIVRTKTDKPYNINLWVNDVDERLLNYPPEKVEEIKALFKPFFDELSIPLPDLNANIPSKFLRQVETLFELKPAVFSFVFGIPSKEILTEARKLGIKTVGAATTLDEALALEEAQVDAIVATGFEAGGHRPSFLKPANESLTGTFALIQQVKAKTKIPIIAAGGIADSKGIQAALALGADAVQIGTAFLVTDESNATPMHKAKLFSEESKNTVLSKSLTGRMGRMIANRISSDINCETEVLPFPLQTRLMGPLRAAAIEQGKTDMYNFWSGQNAVNLKYTSAKELMEALIKEMG; translated from the coding sequence ATGTGGAATAGAACCAAAATAACCGAACTTTTAAAGATCGAGTATCCGATTTTATTAGGCCCCATGGGTGGGGGATTTTCAACGCCAGAACTTTTAGCGGCTGTATCAAATGCTGGTGGTTTAGGTAGCCTTGGCGCATATACGTTAAGTCCTGAAGAAATTATCGAAACCAATAAAATTGTAAGAACAAAAACAGATAAACCTTATAACATCAACCTATGGGTAAATGATGTAGATGAGCGTTTGCTTAATTATCCACCAGAAAAAGTGGAGGAGATTAAAGCCTTATTCAAGCCTTTTTTTGATGAATTGAGTATTCCCTTACCTGATCTTAATGCCAATATTCCTTCAAAATTTTTGAGACAGGTAGAAACGCTATTTGAGCTGAAACCTGCGGTATTTAGCTTTGTATTCGGTATACCTTCAAAAGAAATATTAACGGAAGCGCGAAAGCTAGGCATTAAAACAGTGGGGGCAGCCACCACATTAGATGAGGCTTTAGCACTCGAAGAAGCCCAGGTTGATGCCATTGTGGCAACTGGATTTGAAGCCGGTGGACATCGTCCTTCATTTCTTAAACCAGCAAATGAATCGCTAACAGGAACCTTTGCATTGATCCAACAGGTAAAAGCGAAAACAAAAATCCCTATAATTGCTGCGGGAGGTATTGCTGATAGCAAGGGTATACAGGCAGCACTAGCACTTGGTGCAGACGCCGTTCAAATCGGTACCGCATTTTTAGTCACCGACGAATCTAATGCAACGCCCATGCACAAGGCAAAACTTTTCTCTGAAGAATCAAAAAATACAGTACTTTCTAAATCATTGACAGGGAGAATGGGGCGGATGATTGCTAACCGGATATCCAGCGATATTAATTGTGAAACTGAGGTATTGCCCTTTCCGCTGCAAACCCGATTAATGGGGCCGTTAAGAGCCGCTGCTATTGAACAGGGCAAAACAGATATGTACAATTTCTGGTCAGGCCAAAACGCGGTAAACTTAAAATATACCTCGGCAAAAGAGTTGATGGAGGCGTTGATTAAGGAGATGGGGTAA
- a CDS encoding YdeI family protein, with translation MEEIKNGVKAFYAKTQADWRQWLAENHEKEVSVWLIIYKKDASANSLPHSNAVDEALCYGWIDSLTVKRDEESRYQFFSKRKPKSNWSAINKNKALHMIDQGLMSLAGLQSIETAKANGMWDALNDVENLIVPDDLKKEFESNKLAQTHWEKFPRSSKKAILKWISEAKRAETRATRISETVRLAGGNVRVK, from the coding sequence ATGGAAGAAATAAAAAACGGCGTTAAAGCTTTTTATGCTAAAACCCAGGCCGATTGGCGCCAATGGCTGGCTGAGAACCATGAAAAAGAAGTATCTGTTTGGTTAATTATCTATAAAAAAGACGCATCAGCAAATAGCTTACCTCATAGCAATGCAGTTGATGAAGCCCTTTGTTACGGCTGGATTGATAGCTTAACAGTGAAACGGGATGAAGAAAGTCGTTATCAATTCTTTTCCAAAAGAAAGCCTAAAAGCAATTGGAGCGCAATTAACAAGAATAAAGCTTTGCATATGATAGACCAAGGATTGATGAGCCTTGCAGGACTACAATCGATCGAAACGGCTAAAGCCAATGGCATGTGGGATGCCCTGAATGATGTGGAAAATCTGATTGTTCCTGATGATTTAAAAAAAGAATTTGAATCCAACAAGCTGGCACAAACACATTGGGAAAAATTCCCCCGTTCTTCAAAGAAAGCCATATTAAAATGGATATCAGAAGCGAAAAGAGCAGAAACAAGAGCAACAAGGATTAGCGAAACGGTTAGGTTAGCCGGAGGGAATGTGCGGGTAAAGTAA
- a CDS encoding acyltransferase, with protein sequence MAKQFSRNVWIDYLRPTITVLVVAHHAALAYTTFSVFNKDAYILSTHPVVDHSRWALLDGVVSFNDTFFMSLMFFLGGLFFFPGIDKKGYLSFIKDKVFRLLIPFLLLGTMLMLLAYFPSFYLMGGSTNIWAYVKDFFTTEAWPVGPPWFLWLLFVFNLVTASFHQLFYSRKNSAPQLNLNKNTTAVGLFLILFLTGLLAYLPIAGYFGPYSWTGFGPFDFQQSRLILYFAYFGIGAVVGKLAIDEGVFAKESLTVKYYRLWCLLALIAFSAFWYSADVLNKAEAQKMLSNNQNAIISNVLFVLCCTLTSLALIASYSKLVAKNIGWWDSLSSHAYLIYLVHFVYVTWLQFLLLSLNIPAGFKFLLVFVFSLALSWGTAYLLRKIPLVKKYL encoded by the coding sequence ATGGCCAAGCAATTTTCAAGGAATGTATGGATAGATTATTTGCGCCCAACCATAACCGTTTTAGTGGTTGCACATCATGCCGCATTGGCCTACACCACTTTCTCTGTATTTAACAAAGATGCTTATATCCTGTCTACACATCCTGTAGTTGATCATAGCAGATGGGCATTGCTTGATGGTGTGGTGAGCTTTAACGATACCTTTTTTATGTCGCTCATGTTTTTTCTTGGTGGACTTTTCTTTTTTCCAGGCATAGATAAAAAAGGTTATCTATCCTTTATTAAAGATAAAGTTTTCAGGTTATTGATTCCCTTCTTACTGCTGGGGACCATGCTGATGCTTTTGGCTTATTTCCCTTCATTTTATCTAATGGGTGGCAGTACCAATATTTGGGCATATGTTAAGGATTTTTTCACAACAGAGGCCTGGCCGGTTGGGCCACCATGGTTTTTATGGTTGTTGTTTGTTTTTAACTTGGTTACCGCATCGTTTCATCAATTATTTTATAGCAGAAAGAATAGCGCTCCACAGTTGAATCTTAACAAAAACACTACAGCTGTCGGCCTGTTTTTAATTTTGTTTTTAACAGGTTTGCTTGCATATTTGCCCATTGCAGGCTATTTTGGGCCTTATAGCTGGACGGGGTTTGGACCTTTTGATTTTCAGCAAAGCCGTTTAATCCTATATTTTGCCTATTTTGGAATCGGAGCAGTTGTTGGAAAATTAGCGATCGATGAAGGAGTTTTTGCTAAAGAATCGTTAACCGTTAAATACTATCGATTGTGGTGTTTATTAGCCCTTATTGCTTTCAGCGCTTTTTGGTATTCAGCCGATGTGCTAAACAAAGCAGAAGCTCAAAAAATGCTCAGTAACAATCAAAATGCAATTATCAGCAATGTATTGTTTGTACTTTGCTGCACGTTAACATCCCTTGCTTTAATTGCCAGCTATAGCAAACTGGTTGCCAAAAACATAGGTTGGTGGGATTCGCTCAGTAGCCATGCCTATTTAATCTACCTGGTTCATTTTGTTTATGTAACCTGGCTCCAGTTTTTATTGTTATCGCTCAATATACCTGCAGGCTTTAAGTTTTTACTCGTTTTTGTTTTTTCGCTGGCATTAAGTTGGGGAACAGCTTATTTGCTGCGGAAGATTCCTTTGGTGAAAAAATACCTGTAA